The sequence below is a genomic window from Lolium perenne isolate Kyuss_39 chromosome 4, Kyuss_2.0, whole genome shotgun sequence.
ccttcttagatttaAAGTCACCTAAGGAGAAACTAccctggaactcgaagacaaaggatacAACTACAAAAAGATGGAGAACTCAATCAATGAAGTTAATGGAGTCACTTCTACATTATTTAgggtggaaacttagactagtaatagaagggaatcatttccctaatcctagcacctaagtagctagagctCTATCGGATTTCTTTAGCAAGCCAAGTACCTCTAGAGCTAGAGTTAGCAATAATTAAGTTAGTCTACGAGTTGTTTTTTGGagctttatttgcagttttaccccaTTGTAAAATAAGATGATGTGTTGATCTTCTATAAACAGCTCATGTGTACTTCTATACACATGCCTTGGACTCGTAtatatttctgttgtaccactctgagggatgtaatactatTGGCACGGTGTTTTATTTGTGTTATGTCAATGACTTgcgtactacaacatgcagtggtatgttggGTCACCGCACCGTCTGGACCAAATCAAGCCCGAAAGCAGGCGATGAAGGAAGGCGTGGCGGCGAAGAAGACGCGGTAAGTAGCGCGCCCTAGACCGCCTGCAGATCCACGGATCTCGGCCTGGACATGCCCTAGATCTTGGCCCACCAGCCCAGATCCGGTTGTCACCGCGCCCGCAGACGCCAGTGGCCAGAGCGCCAAGAGGCGCACCACCCCACGCACGCCCACCCTGCCGACCGCTAGAGATGAGGCAGCACCGGCCGAGACCAGGGCCAACGCCACCGCGTCCACTACGAGGAAGGAAACCGCCCTGTCGGCCCGGGATCCGCGCGAGGAGGAGGACCGTCGCCACCAGCACCGCGCGGACTTTGCCCGGCAGCTGCAGGGGAGATGAGGGCTGGAGTGGCGGGGCTCTCATCTCGCCCACAGGCTGGAATAAACAGCACAAAATGGGGTAGACTTTGACGAGGAGAAGAAGCTCGACAAAAGAAGTGCTGAAACTTCCGAACCAAACAAAGCATGTTTGGACGGGCACCGCTTGACTTGCATCCGTTCAACATTCGTCGGAAGGCTACGTGATAACAACATGAGGCCGGATTCCAGCCCAATCGCTGACTTAATAACTCCGTGAAGAACGGGCAATTGAAGAAGACGTCAATTTTAACCTGCGTTTGTCTCGAGAGAAATTTGCAACCGCTCCAATTTAAGACGAGAGCTATCAGCTTGCAAGCGCAAGACCGGCACGTCTTGAGCGAGCGACGGCAAGCGCACGCGCGTCGCCGGCGGCAAGCGGAAAAGTGGCAACACGCTCAGGCAGCGGTCCGAACAAACGGATGAAACGTTCGAAAAATGGGTCTCACCCTCACCCCCCAACGATCCGGCGCAAACTGATTGGCATGTTCACATGAACGTGTTCGTGGCCCAAATTTGCACCGCGAATGCCTATTCACGCCCCCACTCGTTGTCACATACGCTTATCTGCCAGCGACCGCGTGTATTTCATCTTCCGTGCGCAAGTAAAGGCTCCGACTACGGTTTGTTTCCTCGCGCCACGTCAGTGGCACTGTCCCGCCTCCACACGCGTGTTGGCGCGGCGGCGCTTGGGTGTCCCGCCAATTGAAGGTGGCGCCCAACCTTTTAGAGAGGGCCATTCTGGCCATAGCTCACCTACATCCAACCGCCACCGACATCGACATGTGAAAGGGCTCGCCGTTCCGCAAGATGAAGCACGATGGTGAGGTCGGGTTCTCTGGCGCCAATAAGGAGAAAACCTCGCCTAACTACCAGTACGTGCCGGTGGAACTCACCCACCGGTTGTTCGAGGAGAAGTAGTCGATCCTTTGGCCAGATGCGGGTCTGTCGAGTGGTGGTTGGTACCTCAACCACCGCTGTGTCCGGGTGCCGCACGAGGGATGCCAACGGCGGTACGAGATCTGCCTCGGTCGATTCATCCTCCCACCGGATCTATGTGACGATCCAGCCTTCGCCCTCGACTCCTATAACTGGTCCACCTTCAGGACCTGGGAGTTCGACCCGCGTCGCCACGGTGGTTATCTAAGCGACGCCAACTTCTTCAACCGGGAGCGCCGCCCCCGCTTcgacgacgaagatgatgacgatgatggcgCCTTGGAGGAGGAGTAACTCCAACAACTTAATCTCACGAAAGACGAGGCCATGGAGATGGCCATCGGCAATAGCGAGCTCGGCGACCTCGTTCGGTGGGATGGCCTCGTCGTCCAACTGCGGGCCTTCACGCTAGCCAAAGGGAGGCCACCGACCCCTCCGCCGTCTCCTCCCGCACCAGCACTGGCTCCGGCGGCACCGGCactgttgaatatataagcaaatatccatatgaaataatccatacaagtaattgataaatcatgactatgaaaataacagataaactaatcgtgcagactagtaaggtagatgaGCAGATCACATGTAAAGAAGACAAACTgatcgcatctaccacagaaactagaagaagaaactctaacagaaactgaaagagaaacgacaagatcacatacttagcagcagcgtcgttgtcgcccatgttgaggttgtcgaagaagtcgctgaggttcgggaagaagttgtcgctgtggaggaactcgtcatccgatgacgacgtcgtgatgccagtagtcgcgccggagcgctccccaaaaacctgattgcccctcacccgtacaggttcacgataggcagggttccggaggcctactgtcccggcagtcggtgcacgctgACGAACGGCATGAGGAaaacgaaggcggcggcgcaatgaactggaaacaggtagtcgcgtatGCGTCTCATACCGGCGGCTAGGTTGCGCAGAGTCTTATGTAGTGCGGTTCGGGTAGGTCGTgggcgcagcccacgtccgagtcggcacagccacgatccagaaaaaccggaaggcaaaacggctgagtaacgcgtccgttaatgactcaaaattgattacacaattaattttccAAACagcgcgccgcgccgcgccgcgccgggacgaggcgaggcgggtggcggaggaggaggagtgcgcgagggctctctcttctcactcacttactacgaCTAGAACATCCCACCTtacataccactccaactctctcccaactagcaatgtgagactaaactttagccctcactagtgctgccactgatttttggaatgggccatgtgagtttcagaatttgataatgggccatggccAAAGACCAAATGCCCCAAACGCATTGGCCGTGGCCTTGGGCGCCTTCGGTCTATATCGACCTTGTCGATGATGACGATGACTACAAGTAGGCAGCCATGACGGGGGCCATTGTTTAGTTACGGCTATATTTTTTTTACTTAAATGTAAATGGCTATTATTGAAAATAGAAAATAGGCAACAAATGCGTTAGGCCACCAGGCTACCGATCCAAACAGACATATCGGGCAAGCATATCAATTTCGCATCCGCGGCCGATCGGAACGAATGAGATCGTCAATTTTAGTGAGAAAAATGCACCGGGCAGTTGGACACACCATCACATGTGTCTGGAGGACGAGGGACTCGCCTGCTCGTGAGTTGCAAAGCAGCAGGGGAAAGCGAGGCGTTGGTGTCCAGCGAAGAAACGGGGCGGCAGACGGTTGCGAGCAGGCGACACCCTCGTGATCCACGAACCGCGGCGAGCCGGAGAGGCTGCGCTTTTGAATGATGGCCCGCCTGCTCCGCTGCTCTCCCTGCCTGTCTTGTCTGCGGCAGCGGCAGCTTTTGCCGCCGGCATAGCCTGGTCCTGCCATGGATCCACAACACAAGAATCCAAAGCTGTACGCGGATCAAAAACCGCAGCTATAGTACTAGTCTAGCCTTGTGCTTTGCCTAGCTCCCGATGGGACAGACAACCGGGCGGCGCGGTCTCTGATCGTCGTGTCGGGGGTTTGGATCGCAGACTTCTGCTCGTGCACGAAACACTGCTCTGAAACGATTGGAGGTTCGGAAATGGCGCCGTCGGTTCTTCTCCAAAATGTATTTGGAAGCATTCAGCACACAGTGACCATATCGCAGTTCAGTCTAGCCAATTGTGCGGCTGAATGgccgaactgcagaaaaaaccgaGTTGTTTGCCTGCGATCAGACCACCATTGCAGCAATCTGCAATTGTGGTTTCACGAATAAGCTAAGAACAACGGGAACAAGTTATCACCACTTTCTGCTTTATAGTTGCCACTAATTTACATCACCCTTCGGGAGGTTCCTACATCTCATATGGGAAAAGCTTCTAATCACCTCCCTTCGCGTCGACATGACAATCTCTGAAGCGAGCTAACGAAGAGCACCGTGAACGCAACGGCCGGGAGCCTCCCAGCGACGAGCCCTAccaggacgacgacgacggcagccACCAAAGGGAGCCGCCTTCCTCCTGGGCCATCCGCATCGACTCCTATCGGCACGCCAACATCGCTGCGCACCTCGGCGTCCATTCCGGCGCCGGTGCCGCGGCGAGGCCCCGAAGGATCCGACGATTTGGCGGTGGCGTCTGCCACGGAGTCCGCTTGATGACGTCTGCTCCCACGGCGAGAATCTGGGTGATCCGTCGCCCTGGCATTGCCGCCAACCGTGGCATCCGCTTGATAGCGTCCGCTGCCACGGCGAGAATCTGGGCCAACCGTGGCATCCGCGTCGCTGCACTCGCTGCGGAAAGAACTCGACAGAGAAGAACTCGCCTCCTCCTTACGAATCCTGCCTTTCTGCAGCTTCCTGGGGATCAGCTTCCTCCAGGACCTCCTCTTCGCCTTCCCCCTCGAGCTGCCCGAACCGTCCCCCGCCTCGACCCTCTCCTCAACCGTATCTTCGGTGGCAAGGACGGAGGAGACATCGGTCCACCTGTCGGAGTCAGAGCAGCTCAGTGTCGGCGGCTCtggctccacctccacctcccggATCGGCGAGACGTAGCCGCGGCCTCCCAAATCCGGCGCCTCCCTGGTGGCCGGAGGCCGGGGCTTCCGGCGCAGCGAGAATGACCGGATGGGTTCGAGCAGGAAGAGCGAGAAGGCGGCGACGGTGACTGCCGCCGCGACCACCCTCCTGCTCCAGATCACCAGGATGGCGAGGGACATCACCACGCCCACCAGCGCGAGGAATCCCAACCCGAGGCCGAAGACGCTGCCTTCTCTTTCGGCGTCGCAGACGGGTTCAGAATCCGGCGGAAGTTCTGGTCTTGGCTGGGTTGGCGGCGAGACGGCgaccggaggaggcggcggcgagggTGGGGAGGAAGCCGGGGGAGAGGGCGCGGGTGAACGGGGAGGGGAAGGCGAAGGGGCCGCGCCGCGCTTCTTGCGCCTGGAGGCGCCGGACGCGCACGAGGATGGCTTCCTGAGGCGGCCATGGTTCTTCATGAACAGGTCGGCGAGGGAGGTCGGGAAGCCGGTCTGGACGGGGAGCGGCCCGGCGCGCGCGGGGCGGAGCGCGGAGATCAGACGGCCGAGGCGGCCGGTGGCGCGGTCCTTGAGCAGGCTGGGCATCGCCGGGCGTGGCGGCCGATGCCGGCTTGCATGGAAGGAGGCCGGCGCGCCGGCCCGAGGAGCGGTGCTCGGCTCTGCCTCCGTCTCCGTGGCCGGACCCGGACGGTTTGGTGCTCTGGGTTGGTGACTCGGTGGTGGGCTTTGCTTCTTGTCGACTTCTTTTTGGGGAGAGTGAGGAATAGGAGGCAACGGCAGAGGAGGTGGGTcgtcgtttttttttttttttttttgcgaattcgGAAATATTTTTGTTTCCTTCTGACCTAAAAATGGGGGTGCCAGTTTTGGTATTGACTAATTTTGAAACGGACGAAAAGGAAACGTGTTTAGCCGTTTGGAGGAAGAGAAGGGCGGTCACTGCAAGTGAAAGTTACCGctattttttttttctcttttggcATGTTTTACACCTTCCCAAAGAATGTTTATATCATGTAAAAGAAATGGTCTCTTTCTAAAAATATCAAGCGTATAGTTTTCGGACAGTCCTCAACATCGGCAGATTTGGGGAGAAATAGGTCATTTCCCCACCGCCAGATTATCATAAAATGTGAAATCATGGTCATCCGACCCTTGTAGCATACACCATGGGCACAACAAAATTTTCATACACTTGCAACACGGTTCTAATCGTACAAAAATGGCAACATTTCAACAACACCAATGCAGAAAAAATCCGTTTGCAACAaatccccacccaccgctacaaaATCTGCATCGCCCGCATCAAACTCCTCGAGAAAAATCTAGAACACGTATGCATCATCGGAGATCAACATTTGCAGCACCAGACAAAGGTATTTGTAGCGTTGACACGTCAATTGTTGCACACACGTAGAATCGTTGCATCATCTTGCTCGTGTGTTCACAGAAAAACGTACACAAGTTTGCGGCATGTCAATAGAATTTATGCAACATAAAATCCACGAAAATGTAACATTGTTGTTTATGCACAAACATCACTAGGTTGAGCTCGTTAGGGATGAATCCAACTCGTTGGTGCCAGATTCGACAAGCTTGAATCCACCTTGCTTAACCACTTGTCTTCCCGAGCTCGCCACCAAATTCGTACGTCAAGTTTAACCTTGACGTTATCCGTGGGTGCAAGCAAGATGATGGGGAAGAGGAGGAACATAGTCAAGGACGCAATCGGTCTAGCAAACTCGTGGAGGTGCTTGCCATGCTAGATGCAACGACATAGTTGGTTAGTGATTAGGCACCAAGTTGTGCACCCGCAAATGATTATGTGGATAAGTGTTTCTCGAACCAAAGGCTAGAGAGCATGTTGGTTAATTATAAACTTGAATTTTATTACTCACTGCAGCTCAAAATGCATATAGCAAGTTCAATGAACCTAGATAGATTTAAGCCAGATTTGGAGGACTAGCTAATGAACGTTCAAGTCtttgcgctgttgaggggcttgcttggtgttccggacttcgcaatagtggtatgaaagtgggggcggcaacacatgtgaagttcagagtcttaccttttcagggtgaaaacccaaggtctgaccttaactggttgtgcctggcaatgtccttgttgaaggcattgttttgagaacgGAAACtaacttcagggtgaaaacctaagatctttgatcggacgaCGACAGCGCTGGTGCACTATTCCCTTCTTTGAGGCGTTGCTTTTGAAGAGTctgaatttcaggtgttgtcttggtggtggatgtattactgttgctagggctgggatactgtagcgggacttttatttcttagtttcctttttctatttgttggttgtgtgcatctgtaatgttattAGGATATTGCGTTGTTACAGAggttgggtgtaattggtatcttcagaTGTTAATATATTCGCTTTATCGAAAAAGATAGATTTAAGCCTACATTTTCTCTAAATCTGCGACAAGTATTTTGGCATGAGGAACTATCCTTTTTAATTAAAGATGTGtgactagatacatctaaatcatCAACAGCTAATATGATACAGAGGGAGTACCAAATTGTATATGCAAGCAAGTATCTCAGTGCAAACATGATTGAACTCCTCTCTATAGTCTTGCGCAGAAATGAACAAGATACATAAAGCTGCAGATTTACGCTGACAAGAACATGTCAAATGATTTTGCTGATGTATATAATTATGCTACTGACAAAACAAATATGATGAGAATTTTGTATAGAATGATTCATAAATTTTCCTTATTAGTGTTAGCAACATAACCATTTCAAAAACAAAGATCAAAATTAACCTCTAGAGATTTATTATCCATGTCTAGACGACATGTATTTTGGACCAAATGGGCTAATTGGAGGGATAATATATATCCGCATAGGTAGACAAAATTAACAAGATAAATACTTAGCACTTTCTAGTCTCTAATGATGATGCCCTTTCATTTCCATGGGTTACACTGCTTGTTTCAAGTTAAAGAGGCCTTACAATTTATTTCCTTATACCGAGGAGACACAAAACCATCTTTGGTTTGTTATGCATTATTTAAGTGGTTTATTTTGTTTCTCGATTATGATGATGTAGCGTTTTCTAACTAGTTTTCTTCACTGTTTTATCGGTTGGATATCCATTTTTCGGTATTTTTGTTAACTTTTTCTTGCAACAGATCACCAAGATAAGTACAACACGCTTCACACGCAAGCAACCAAAAAGGGGCCTAAGTTAGACTCCCCTGCTCCGTTTTAGTTTGCTAAGACGACTTATATTATGAAACGAGTGATACTACTTGTCTTTGAGGCAACTTGAATACTAATTTTTGAAAAGGGGATCATCACATGTTCACATGCTTGCACGTGGAAGTAAAATATAATTATGCCGCTTGTTGATCCTGTTGACAATATATGCCTCGCGATCTTCTTAGTTATTCAATGTGATTTCTGTAATATAGTGTGCATTCGTGTGTTACTGTGTAATGTTTAATGCTGGTAGCTCTAAGTACTTCTGTACGGGGCGAATCATCCGTTGCATCACACATGATTCTGTCGCGATTGTATATATATTGGGCCTCCCTAAAATGTGCGCATGATTCGTGTGCTAGAAAAACACAATTACAAGCCAAATTACGGTAGTTCATCAATCGTGGAATCCCTTCAAAATCTCATCGTCGTGATCGAAAATGTGCATGCAGTTTGTGGTAGACGTACTAGCTGGTCGTGATTTGTGAGAGATCTCACTTAACTGAGTTTTCCATATGGCTAGACAACGGGCTAAGCTGACTCTGATCTTGGATAATCTCCCACCAGTGTTGATTGAAACTTCGTGCCAAAATGTAGTGTGACTGGATTACTCCAAGATTGTTTTTAACTGACATGACATGAGGAGGACGAAGCCTATGCACTACTGCACAGACATGACGACGCCGACGAATCGCCCCGATCCTCACGAAATCGCCGACCACCAAACCACCAACGTGATGTCCGTTGAACAAATAGTATAGTCGATCACCGCACCGTCTCCACAACCACGAGGGCCCCGTGACGATAACAGATTGTCTCCATGATACTACCTTCTGTTCCAATGAATAAAGTTTATTTTTTAAAGTTAAATATGCAAATTTGATCAACTTTTTAGAAAAAAATCATTAATATGACAATACTAGATCGATCAACACCGATAAATACATCATGAAATACGGAGTATATGTTTATGTGATATCCATCTAATTATATAGTTTTTGACAGTTTCTTTCTAAAAAATTGATTAAATTTCAGTTAGCTTGCCTTTTTCAAAAAGAAAATGTGAGTCTTCTTTAttaaaacggaggtagtataatTTAGCCAAGCCTTGGCGCGCGAGACCCTTCGTCTAGCTAGCGCATTAATCGGCTATCAGAATGAATGATGGAAGTTGATGCCGTGCTGGTGAGGCGAGATCCAGCTACAGCTAAGTAAGTATCTCTCGTTTTCGTACGTACCTGGCACTTTCACGGGAATAATGCCTTCGCCGCTCTAACCATCCGATCCATTCATGGAGGCGACTCCGGAGCCAGTATCCCACACGAACAAGGGAAAGGTCCGCGTAGCGAGTGGCATATGATCAGTCAGTAGAGTGCACCACGTTTTCTCGGCGGTGCACCGTGGAAGTCCGACGAGTTGCTCCGTTTCTAAGTCCGATGACCAGCCGTGACCCCGAAAATGTGGACCAGTTGATATTTGCTCCTGCCAAGGCGAAAACTCATCCGTGCTCTACACCACTTTTTTAAACAGAAGGCTCGTAAGCccagctttgaattaacaaagccatcaatCGACCAGAGATTACACAAGGCCCTCCGTACCACACAGCACCACACTACACCACACCACACACACGACGGCCGAAAGATACAAGGGAGCACTCTGAGAAGCTTACAACACTACGCTACAGCACAAGCACACGCCTTGCAGAAGCGAAGACCACCGCTCCACGGCATCGAGGACGCCAAACCAGCGGGGCGCGACGAGTCACTGCCATGGGCAGAGAGGAAGCCTTGAGCGAGGAGAAGAACCCGGGACAAAGAGCACCAAACCTTCTTATTCTCATGCCGAAGATGGCCCCTACCCTCTCGCCATGGCTCGGATGCGTCGAACCATCGGATATgagagaagctcacccgagagctgGAGAAGAGTTGGGCTCGAGAGCCAAGGACCTCCTGAAGCACGACCGCCATGACAAGAAGAGCACACCTCACCGGCCACACTGCCACCGCCCTTGAGCAACCTAGAGCAGCAGGAAAGCCACCGGACACAACAGCAGAACACAGGCAGTGGCCATCGAGGCCCAAAGCACCCACCTTCGACTCCCCACCCGGACCACACATCTCCCcaggcgacgcctccaaggaggtcaCGGCGCAGCACGTCGACGTCGCCCAATCGAGGGATTTTGGACTTTCGTCCGGGAGATGGGTCGGGGTGGAAAGGGGGGTCGCAGCGTCGCCTCCAAGGAGGAACCCGGCACCCGAGGGCGTCGACAAGGCCGGGCTGGACCAGccagcctagggtttcccctgacCCAAACAATCCACCAGCACCCCAAGCCCAGAGCCAGCGGCGGCGCCACCAACAGCCGGAGCGGGCGGGGGAGAGGGGCGGGAGCACATACCACAGATCTTGACGCAGAGGACCGCGCCGCCGTCGACGCTCGCCGCCGCCTCACCTCCCGCGAGGTCGAGGACCACCACCAGAGCCGCCCGCCATGACGCCCGCCGCAGGGCCCCAAAGACACACCTTCAGAGGCCGCTGCCTCAGATCCCGAGCCCACACCGGGGAAGCCGCCGGAGAGACCGCCCGCGAAGGGGAGGTCCGTCGAGCCGCCGCCCCGATCTTGGCGAGCCCCGCGCGGATTTCTCCAACTAGCAGCCGCGGGAGGAGCGAGGGCtcagatccccgccgcccccttcaccggcgacGCGGCCTTCGGCCGGCGTCACCTCTGGGGGCGACGAGGAGGTGAGGTCGGGTGGCGGCGCCTGTAGGGATTTCGCCCCCTCGGTCGCCtggagggggcgacgcgaggggagtGCACAGGATTCTTCCGCTCTACACCACTAGCGAGCCCttttgtttgaaaattttgaaactcGCACTTTCTTGATCTCTAAAAATCTGCCAAATTTTTTATAGCTAGATATATACATCAAGATTAAGCGCTAGAAAATTTCATTTAGAAATACGTTGAAATTTGGGATATACAGAAAAGATAATTTTATTACAAAAGTGCTTTTATATGACTCTTCT
It includes:
- the LOC127293575 gene encoding uncharacterized protein, yielding MPSLLKDRATGRLGRLISALRPARAGPLPVQTGFPTSLADLFMKNHGRLRKPSSCASGASRRKKRGAAPSPSPPRSPAPSPPASSPPSPPPPPVAVSPPTQPRPELPPDSEPVCDAEREGSVFGLGLGFLALVGVVMSLAILVIWSRRVVAAAVTVAAFSLFLLEPIRSFSLRRKPRPPATREAPDLGGRGYVSPIREVEVEPEPPTLSCSDSDRWTDVSSVLATEDTVEERVEAGDGSGSSRGKAKRRSWRKLIPRKLQKGRIRKEEASSSLSSSFRSECSDADATVGPDSRRGSGRYQADATVGGNARATDHPDSRRGSRRHQADSVADATAKSSDPSGPRRGTGAGMDAEVRSDVGVPIGVDADGPGGRRLPLVAAVVVVLVGLVAGRLPAVAFTVLFVSSLQRLSCRREGR